One part of the Paraburkholderia flagellata genome encodes these proteins:
- the glmM gene encoding phosphoglucosamine mutase, which yields MGRRYFGTDGVRGKVGEAPITPDFVLRLGYAAGKVLAGSAAGSGGPRPSVLIGKDTRISGYMLEASLEAGLSAAGIDVMLAGPMTTPGIAYLTRALRLAAGVVISASHNPYYDNGIKFFSADGNKLPDEVETQIEQQLEQPLACAPSEQLGRARRLHDAGGRYIEFCKSTFPQAFNLRGLKLVIDCANGAGYDIAPHVFHELGADVIPIGVSPNGFNINDGVGATAPDALVRAVRANHADLGIALDGDADRLQVVDAQGRLYNGDELLYVLVKDRIATDGKVEGAVGTLMTNLAIEQALDGLGVQLVRANVGDRYVLEQLRERGWQLGAEGSGHILSLDRHTTGDGIVSALLVLAAMKRSGKTLAQLLDGVKLFPQKLINVRIAQGADWKGNVEVQQSIASAEAELKGKGRVLIRASGTEPVLRVMVEAREERDTLHYAEAIASVVKRSIA from the coding sequence ATGGGACGTCGTTATTTCGGAACTGATGGGGTGCGTGGCAAGGTCGGCGAGGCGCCGATCACGCCCGATTTCGTGCTTCGGCTAGGCTACGCGGCAGGCAAGGTGCTCGCGGGCTCGGCGGCGGGATCCGGCGGGCCGCGCCCGTCCGTGCTGATCGGCAAGGACACGCGTATCTCGGGCTATATGCTCGAAGCTTCCCTGGAAGCGGGGCTTTCGGCTGCCGGGATCGACGTGATGCTGGCTGGCCCGATGACAACGCCTGGCATCGCCTACCTCACGCGTGCGCTACGGCTCGCCGCGGGCGTCGTGATCAGCGCGTCGCACAATCCCTACTACGACAACGGCATCAAGTTCTTCTCCGCCGATGGCAACAAGCTCCCCGACGAGGTGGAGACGCAAATCGAGCAACAGCTCGAGCAACCGCTCGCCTGCGCGCCGTCCGAGCAGCTCGGCCGCGCGCGCCGCCTGCACGATGCGGGCGGGCGCTACATCGAGTTCTGCAAGAGCACGTTTCCGCAGGCGTTCAACCTGCGCGGCCTGAAGCTCGTGATCGATTGCGCCAACGGTGCGGGTTATGACATCGCGCCGCACGTGTTCCACGAACTGGGCGCGGACGTGATTCCGATCGGCGTATCACCGAACGGCTTCAACATCAACGACGGTGTGGGCGCGACAGCGCCCGACGCACTCGTGCGCGCCGTGCGCGCGAATCACGCGGACCTCGGCATCGCGCTGGACGGCGACGCCGACCGTCTCCAGGTGGTGGACGCACAAGGGCGCCTCTACAACGGCGACGAGCTGCTCTACGTGCTCGTGAAGGACCGCATCGCGACAGATGGCAAGGTGGAAGGCGCGGTGGGTACGCTCATGACCAATCTCGCGATCGAGCAGGCGCTCGACGGCCTTGGCGTGCAACTTGTGCGCGCGAACGTGGGTGACCGCTACGTGCTGGAGCAACTGCGCGAGCGCGGCTGGCAACTCGGCGCCGAAGGCTCGGGTCACATTCTTTCGCTCGACCGTCACACGACCGGTGACGGCATCGTCTCGGCGCTGCTCGTGCTCGCGGCGATGAAGCGCAGCGGTAAGACGCTCGCGCAGCTGCTCGACGGCGTGAAGCTGTTTCCGCAGAAGCTCATCAACGTGCGCATCGCGCAAGGCGCCGACTGGAAAGGCAACGTGGAGGTCCAGCAGTCGATCGCATCCGCCGAGGCGGAATTGAAGGGCAAAGGGCGTGTGCTGATCCGCGCTTCTGGCACAGAACCGGTGCTGCGCGTCATGGTCGAAGCCCGCGAGGAGCGCGACACGCTGCATTACGCCGAGGCGATCGCCAGCGTGGTCAAACGTTCGATCGCGTGA
- the folP gene encoding dihydropteroate synthase, whose amino-acid sequence MSSQGSLPPEPLACGRFTLTFERPLVMGILNATPDSFSDGGRYIAFGDALRRAEQMMLDGVDIIDIGGESTRPGAPPVPLGEELERVIPLVEKLKGANVPLSIDTYKPEVMRAALAAGADLINDIWGFRMPGAIDAVRGSDCGLCVMHMLGEPQTMQVGEPDYVDVVREVREFLAQRCAELEAAGVAKARISVDPGFGFGKTVVEHNYALLAHLPETAPEVAAGVAPYPILAGMSRKSMLGALVNRPAPERVAASVAAAVCAAERGAAIIRVHDVAPTVDALKVWAAMRDAMARGVQSARG is encoded by the coding sequence ATCTCCTCGCAAGGTAGTCTCCCACCTGAGCCGCTCGCGTGCGGCCGCTTCACGCTGACTTTCGAGCGTCCGCTCGTCATGGGCATCCTCAACGCCACGCCCGACTCGTTTTCCGACGGCGGCCGCTATATCGCGTTTGGCGACGCCTTGCGCCGCGCGGAGCAGATGATGCTCGACGGCGTCGATATCATCGACATTGGCGGTGAATCGACACGGCCTGGTGCGCCGCCCGTGCCGCTTGGCGAGGAACTCGAGCGCGTGATTCCACTTGTGGAAAAGCTCAAGGGCGCGAACGTGCCGCTCTCGATCGACACGTACAAGCCCGAAGTCATGCGCGCTGCGCTCGCGGCAGGCGCCGATCTGATCAACGACATCTGGGGTTTCCGGATGCCCGGCGCGATCGACGCCGTGCGCGGCAGCGACTGCGGGCTGTGTGTGATGCACATGCTCGGCGAGCCGCAGACCATGCAGGTGGGCGAGCCCGACTACGTGGACGTCGTGCGCGAGGTGCGCGAGTTTCTCGCACAGCGTTGCGCCGAACTCGAAGCGGCGGGCGTGGCGAAGGCGCGCATCAGTGTGGATCCGGGCTTCGGCTTCGGCAAGACGGTGGTGGAGCACAATTACGCGCTGCTCGCGCACCTGCCTGAGACGGCGCCCGAAGTTGCGGCAGGCGTCGCGCCGTATCCGATCCTCGCCGGCATGTCGCGCAAGTCGATGCTCGGCGCGCTCGTGAACCGGCCCGCGCCCGAACGCGTTGCGGCGAGCGTTGCGGCGGCCGTGTGCGCGGCTGAACGCGGCGCGGCGATCATTCGCGTGCATGACGTCGCGCCCACCGTGGACGCACTCAAGGTCTGGGCGGCGATGCGCGACGCGATGGCGCGCGGCGTACAGTCCGCTCGAGGCTAA
- the ftsH gene encoding ATP-dependent zinc metalloprotease FtsH yields the protein MNNNMFSKAAVWLVIALVLFTVFKQFDKPRVQEGVSYSQFMDDAKSGKVKSVVVQGRNLTVTPADGQKYQIVSPGDIWMVGDLMKYGVQVSGKADEEPNALVSALYYLGPTILIIVFWFYMMRQMQGGGKGGAFSFGKSRARLIDENNNAVNFSDVAGCDEAKEEVSELVDFLRDPQKFQKLGGRIPRGVLLVGPPGTGKTLLARAIAGEAKVPFFSISGSDFVEMFVGVGAARVRDMFEQAKKHAPCIVFIDEIDAVGRHRGAGMGGGNDEREQTLNQMLVEMDGFEANSGVIVIAATNRSDVLDKALLRPGRFDRQVYVGLPDIRGREQIMKVHLRKVPIANDVDAAVIARGTPGFSGADLANLVNEAALFAARRGKRIVEMQDFEDAKDKIFMGPERKSAVIREEAKRATAYHESGHAVVAKLLPKADPVHKVTIIPRGRALGVTWQLPEHDNETYSKDYLLDRLAILFGGRVAEELFMNLISTGASDDFNKATQTARAMVTRFGMTDALGPMVYADDENDGSPFGKGFTRAISEATQQKVDAEIRRVLDEQYNLAKRLLDENRDKVEAMTAALMEWETIDADQINDIMAGRPPRSPKSSPSPGDASSGGSTGTEVKPGSATAPA from the coding sequence TTGAACAACAACATGTTTTCGAAGGCAGCAGTGTGGCTGGTGATAGCACTGGTGCTGTTTACGGTGTTCAAGCAGTTCGACAAGCCCCGTGTCCAGGAAGGCGTCTCGTACTCGCAGTTCATGGACGACGCGAAGTCCGGCAAGGTCAAGAGCGTCGTGGTGCAGGGGCGGAACCTCACGGTCACTCCGGCGGACGGCCAGAAATACCAGATCGTCTCTCCGGGCGACATCTGGATGGTCGGCGACCTGATGAAATACGGCGTGCAGGTGAGCGGCAAGGCCGACGAAGAGCCGAATGCGCTCGTTTCGGCGTTGTATTACCTTGGACCGACGATACTGATCATCGTGTTCTGGTTCTACATGATGAGGCAGATGCAGGGGGGCGGCAAAGGCGGGGCGTTCTCCTTTGGTAAATCGCGCGCCCGCCTGATCGACGAGAACAACAACGCGGTCAACTTCTCCGACGTTGCGGGTTGCGACGAAGCCAAGGAAGAAGTGTCGGAACTCGTCGACTTCCTGCGCGATCCGCAAAAATTCCAGAAGCTGGGTGGACGCATTCCACGTGGCGTGCTGCTCGTTGGCCCTCCGGGTACGGGTAAGACACTGCTTGCGCGCGCCATTGCCGGCGAAGCGAAGGTGCCGTTCTTCAGCATCTCGGGTTCGGACTTCGTGGAAATGTTCGTTGGCGTGGGCGCGGCCCGTGTGCGCGACATGTTCGAGCAGGCCAAGAAGCACGCGCCCTGTATCGTGTTCATCGACGAAATCGACGCGGTCGGCCGCCATCGTGGCGCCGGCATGGGCGGTGGCAACGACGAACGCGAGCAGACGCTGAACCAGATGCTGGTCGAGATGGACGGCTTCGAGGCAAACTCGGGCGTCATCGTGATCGCGGCAACCAACCGTTCTGATGTGCTCGACAAGGCGCTGCTGCGTCCGGGCCGTTTCGACCGCCAGGTGTATGTGGGTCTGCCGGACATTCGTGGCCGCGAACAGATCATGAAGGTGCACCTGCGCAAGGTGCCGATCGCCAACGACGTGGATGCAGCGGTTATCGCGCGTGGCACGCCGGGCTTTTCGGGTGCTGACCTCGCGAACCTCGTGAATGAAGCAGCGCTCTTCGCGGCGCGCCGCGGCAAGCGCATCGTTGAAATGCAGGACTTCGAAGACGCGAAGGACAAGATCTTCATGGGTCCGGAGCGCAAGTCGGCCGTGATCCGCGAAGAAGCGAAGCGCGCCACGGCGTACCACGAGTCGGGTCACGCGGTCGTCGCGAAGCTGCTGCCGAAGGCGGACCCGGTGCACAAAGTCACGATCATTCCCCGTGGCCGTGCGCTGGGCGTGACGTGGCAGTTGCCCGAGCACGACAACGAAACGTATTCGAAGGACTATCTGCTGGATCGTTTGGCCATCCTGTTCGGCGGCCGCGTGGCGGAAGAGCTGTTCATGAACCTGATCAGCACGGGCGCCTCGGACGACTTCAACAAGGCGACGCAAACGGCCCGCGCCATGGTCACGCGCTTCGGCATGACCGACGCGCTCGGACCAATGGTCTACGCCGACGATGAGAACGACGGCAGCCCGTTCGGCAAGGGCTTCACGCGCGCGATCTCGGAAGCGACGCAGCAAAAGGTCGACGCGGAAATCCGCCGCGTGCTCGACGAGCAGTACAACCTCGCGAAGCGCTTGCTCGACGAGAACCGCGACAAGGTCGAAGCCATGACCGCGGCACTCATGGAATGGGAAACGATCGACGCCGATCAGATCAACGACATCATGGCCGGCCGTCCGCCGCGTTCGCCGAAAAGCTCGCCGTCGCCGGGCGACGCGTCCTCGGGTGGCAGCACGGGCACCGAGGTCAAACCCGGTAGCGCCACTGCACCGGCGTGA
- a CDS encoding RlmE family RNA methyltransferase: MAKNRFNQSWLHDHINDPYVKMAQREGYRARAAYKLKEIDEQDKLIRPGMVIVDLGAAPGSWSQYARNKLAQGTKRDDQRQGGIDGTIIALDLLPMEPISDVQFLQGDFREDDVLAQLEELVSGRPVDLVISDMAPNLSGVASADAARIEHVCDLALEFSQNHLKPDGALLVKCFHGSGYSQIVEKFKQQFKVVAARKPKASRDKSSETFILGKHLKRPG; encoded by the coding sequence ATGGCAAAAAATCGCTTCAACCAGTCGTGGCTGCACGACCATATCAACGACCCGTACGTGAAAATGGCGCAGCGGGAGGGCTATCGCGCTCGCGCCGCTTACAAGCTCAAGGAAATCGACGAGCAGGACAAGCTGATCCGCCCAGGCATGGTGATCGTGGACCTGGGCGCCGCGCCTGGCAGCTGGAGCCAGTACGCGCGCAACAAGCTTGCGCAAGGCACGAAACGCGACGACCAGCGGCAGGGTGGTATCGACGGCACGATCATCGCGCTCGACCTCCTGCCCATGGAGCCCATCTCCGACGTGCAGTTCCTGCAGGGTGACTTCCGCGAGGACGACGTGCTCGCACAACTGGAAGAATTGGTGAGTGGGCGCCCAGTCGATCTTGTAATTTCGGACATGGCGCCCAATCTCTCAGGGGTCGCGTCGGCTGACGCGGCGCGTATCGAACACGTGTGCGATCTCGCACTCGAGTTTTCGCAGAATCATCTGAAACCCGATGGTGCCCTTTTAGTCAAATGTTTCCACGGCAGCGGTTACAGCCAGATCGTCGAGAAGTTCAAGCAGCAGTTCAAGGTCGTGGCGGCGCGCAAACCGAAGGCTTCGCGCGATAAATCGTCCGAAACGTTTATATTGGGTAAACATCTGAAGCGTCCCGGTTAA
- a CDS encoding YhbY family RNA-binding protein: MPALTLSAEQRSELRSQAHALKPVVLIGAEGLTDAVVKEIKVHLAAHQLIKVRVFGDEREERLAIYEEICDRLSAAPIQHIGKLLVIYKPEEAKAKATTARAGARGTVSRPSADVPSAREAGKRGAAPRTVKVVKASDNPMRKPKSQKVTVKGNERVTQGGNIKRAKKRQTSSKRAHQGSK, encoded by the coding sequence ATGCCCGCCCTCACTCTTTCCGCCGAACAGCGCTCCGAACTGCGCTCCCAGGCTCACGCGCTCAAACCGGTCGTACTCATCGGCGCCGAGGGACTGACCGACGCCGTGGTCAAGGAAATCAAGGTTCACCTTGCCGCGCACCAACTCATCAAGGTGCGCGTGTTCGGTGACGAGCGCGAAGAGCGCCTTGCGATCTACGAAGAGATCTGCGACCGCCTGAGCGCCGCCCCGATCCAGCACATCGGCAAGCTGCTCGTCATCTACAAGCCCGAGGAAGCCAAGGCGAAGGCCACGACCGCGCGCGCCGGCGCCCGCGGCACCGTGTCGCGCCCGTCAGCCGACGTACCGAGCGCCCGGGAAGCGGGCAAGCGTGGCGCCGCTCCGCGCACCGTCAAGGTCGTCAAGGCCAGCGACAACCCCATGCGCAAGCCGAAGTCGCAAAAAGTGACGGTCAAGGGTAACGAGCGCGTCACGCAAGGCGGCAACATCAAGCGCGCCAAGAAGCGCCAAACCAGCTCCAAACGGGCCCACCAGGGTTCGAAGTAA
- a CDS encoding DUF4149 domain-containing protein, with translation MLWVGSQLTIGYAVAPVLFASLERVVAGGLAAQLFRLEGMIGVVCGVLLLGLSNVLARRGALGYRRLRWILAAMLLCVLIGYFALQPFMNALRVQAMSAGMDVASSPYASRFGLLHGVSSLFYLVQSLLGAWLVWLLPSAHGTLPRHLGASSQ, from the coding sequence ATGTTGTGGGTCGGTAGCCAGCTGACCATCGGCTATGCGGTTGCGCCCGTTTTGTTCGCGTCGCTCGAAAGGGTGGTGGCCGGCGGGCTTGCCGCTCAGCTCTTTCGTCTTGAAGGCATGATCGGCGTGGTGTGCGGCGTACTGTTGCTCGGGCTGTCGAACGTGCTCGCGCGCCGCGGCGCGCTGGGCTATCGCCGGTTGCGCTGGATTCTGGCTGCCATGCTGCTGTGCGTGCTGATCGGCTATTTCGCGCTGCAGCCATTCATGAACGCGTTGCGCGTTCAGGCCATGAGCGCGGGCATGGATGTGGCCAGCTCGCCGTATGCGAGCCGCTTCGGCTTGCTGCACGGCGTGTCGAGTCTGTTCTATCTCGTGCAGAGCCTGCTGGGTGCGTGGCTCGTCTGGCTGCTGCCTTCTGCGCACGGCACGCTGCCGCGGCATCTTGGAGCCAGCTCGCAGTAA
- the greA gene encoding transcription elongation factor GreA, translating into MSTIPLTKRGADQLRGELQRLKSVERPAVINSIAEARAQGDLSENAEYDAAKEKQGFIEGRIAEIESKLAAAQIIDPATLEADGRVVFGSTVDLEDLDSGKTVTYQIVGDDEADLEHGLISVSSPIARALIGKSEGDVAEVQAPSGVREYEVIEVRYV; encoded by the coding sequence ATGAGCACGATTCCCTTGACCAAGCGCGGCGCAGACCAACTTCGCGGAGAGCTGCAGCGCCTGAAATCCGTCGAGCGTCCGGCGGTCATCAATTCGATCGCGGAAGCGCGCGCGCAAGGCGATCTGTCGGAAAACGCGGAATACGACGCCGCGAAGGAAAAGCAGGGCTTCATCGAAGGCCGTATCGCCGAGATCGAGTCGAAGCTGGCTGCTGCGCAGATCATCGACCCGGCCACGCTCGAAGCGGACGGCCGCGTGGTGTTCGGCTCGACAGTGGATCTCGAAGACCTCGATTCGGGCAAGACGGTGACCTACCAGATCGTCGGTGACGACGAAGCCGACCTCGAGCACGGCCTGATCTCGGTCAGCTCGCCCATCGCGCGCGCGCTGATCGGCAAGTCCGAAGGCGATGTCGCCGAAGTGCAAGCTCCGAGCGGCGTGCGCGAGTACGAGGTCATCGAGGTTCGCTACGTCTGA
- the carB gene encoding carbamoyl-phosphate synthase large subunit, translating into MPKRTDIKSILIIGAGPIIIGQACEFDYSGAQACKALREEGYKVILVNSNPATIMTDPNTADVTYIEPITWEVVERIIEKERPDAILPTMGGQTALNCALDLHHHGVLAKYNVELIGASPEAIDKAEDRQKFKDAMTKIGLGSAKSGVAHSMEEALKVQAEIAEATGSGGYPVVIRPSFTLGGSGGGIAYNREEFEEICKRGLDLSPTRELLIEESLLGWKEYEMEVVRDKADNCIIVCSIENLDPMGIHTGDSITVAPAQTLTDKEYQILRDASLAVLREIGVDTGGSNVQFSIDPKTGRMIVIEMNPRVSRSSALASKATGFPIAKVAAKLAVGYTLDELKNEITGGQTPASFEPTIDYVVTKIPRFAFEKFREADPRLTTQMKSVGEVMAIGRTFQESFQKALRGLEVGVDGLDEKTTSRDEIIREIGEAGPDRIWFVGDAFRVGMTREEIFEETAIDPWFLAQIEQIIQKEEAVKGRTLESLTKDELRYLKQSGFSDRRLAKLLGANAADVRKRRIELNVRPVYKRVDTCAAEFATKTAYMYSTYEDECEANPTNNKKIMVLGGGPNRIGQGIEFDYCCVHAALAMREDGYETIMVNCNPETVSTDYDTSDRLYFESLTLEDVLEIVDLEKPVGVIVQYGGQTPLKLALDLEANGVPIVGTSPDMIDAAEDRERFQKLLQDLNLRQPPNRTARAEDEALKLADEIGYPLVVRPSYVLGGRAMEIVHEPRDLERYMREAVKVSNDSPVLLDRFLNDAIECDVDCISDGTDVFIGGVMEHIEQAGVHSGDSACSLPPYSLSKETVDELKRQTAAMAKALNVVGLMNVQFAIQQVPQDDGSKKDIIYVLEVNPRASRTVPYVSKATSLPLAKIAARAMVGQKLAQQGVTKEVVPPYFSVKEAVFPFVKFPAVDPVLGPEMRSTGEVMGVGKTFGEALFKSQLAAGSRLPESGTVFITVMDADKPKAVEVARMLHELGYPIVATRGTAAAIEAAGVPVKVVNKVKDGRPHIVDMIKNGEISLVFTTVDETRSAIADSRSIRMSAQANKVTYYTTMSGARAAVEGLRYLKNLEVYDLQGLHARLN; encoded by the coding sequence ATGCCCAAGCGGACAGACATCAAGAGCATTCTCATCATCGGCGCGGGTCCGATCATCATCGGCCAGGCGTGCGAGTTCGACTATTCGGGCGCGCAGGCATGCAAGGCGCTGCGTGAAGAAGGCTACAAGGTCATCCTCGTCAACAGCAATCCGGCGACGATCATGACCGACCCGAACACGGCCGACGTCACCTACATCGAGCCGATCACCTGGGAAGTGGTGGAGCGCATCATCGAGAAGGAGCGCCCCGACGCGATCCTGCCGACGATGGGCGGCCAGACCGCGCTGAACTGCGCGCTCGACCTGCACCACCACGGCGTGCTGGCGAAGTACAACGTCGAGCTGATCGGCGCGTCGCCGGAAGCCATCGACAAGGCCGAAGACCGCCAGAAATTCAAGGACGCGATGACCAAGATCGGTCTCGGTTCGGCAAAGTCGGGCGTTGCGCACTCGATGGAAGAGGCGCTCAAGGTGCAAGCCGAAATCGCCGAAGCCACTGGCTCGGGCGGCTATCCGGTCGTGATCCGTCCGTCGTTCACGCTCGGCGGCTCGGGCGGCGGCATCGCGTACAACCGCGAAGAATTCGAAGAGATCTGCAAGCGCGGTCTCGATCTGTCGCCTACGCGCGAACTGCTGATCGAAGAATCGCTGCTCGGCTGGAAGGAATACGAGATGGAAGTGGTCCGCGACAAGGCGGATAACTGCATCATCGTCTGCTCGATCGAAAACCTCGACCCGATGGGCATCCACACCGGCGACTCGATCACCGTCGCGCCGGCGCAGACGCTCACCGACAAGGAATACCAGATCCTGCGCGACGCCTCGCTCGCTGTGCTGCGCGAGATCGGCGTGGATACGGGCGGCTCGAACGTCCAGTTCTCGATCGACCCGAAAACGGGCCGCATGATCGTGATCGAAATGAACCCGCGTGTTTCGCGCTCATCCGCTCTGGCGTCGAAGGCCACGGGCTTCCCGATCGCCAAGGTCGCGGCGAAGCTGGCCGTGGGCTACACGCTCGACGAGCTGAAGAACGAAATCACGGGTGGTCAGACGCCGGCGTCGTTTGAGCCGACGATCGACTACGTCGTCACGAAGATTCCGCGTTTCGCGTTCGAGAAGTTCCGCGAAGCCGATCCGCGCCTCACCACCCAGATGAAGTCGGTGGGCGAAGTGATGGCGATTGGCCGTACCTTCCAGGAATCGTTCCAGAAGGCGTTGCGCGGTCTCGAAGTCGGCGTCGACGGTCTGGACGAAAAGACCACGAGCCGCGACGAGATCATCCGCGAGATCGGCGAAGCCGGTCCGGACCGCATCTGGTTCGTGGGCGACGCGTTTCGCGTGGGCATGACGCGCGAAGAGATCTTCGAAGAAACCGCGATCGATCCGTGGTTTCTCGCGCAGATCGAGCAGATCATCCAGAAGGAAGAGGCCGTCAAGGGTCGCACGCTCGAAAGTCTCACGAAGGACGAACTGCGTTACCTCAAGCAGAGCGGTTTCTCGGATCGCCGTCTGGCGAAGCTGCTCGGCGCGAATGCTGCGGACGTGCGCAAGCGCCGTATCGAGCTGAACGTGCGCCCGGTCTACAAGCGCGTGGACACGTGCGCTGCCGAGTTCGCGACCAAGACCGCCTACATGTACTCGACCTATGAGGACGAGTGCGAGGCCAACCCGACCAACAACAAGAAGATCATGGTGCTGGGCGGCGGCCCGAACCGGATCGGCCAGGGTATCGAGTTCGACTACTGCTGCGTTCACGCCGCGCTCGCCATGCGCGAAGACGGCTACGAAACCATCATGGTCAACTGCAACCCGGAAACGGTTTCGACCGACTATGACACGTCCGACCGCCTGTACTTCGAGTCGCTCACGCTCGAAGACGTGCTCGAAATCGTCGACCTGGAAAAGCCGGTTGGCGTGATCGTGCAGTACGGCGGCCAGACGCCGCTGAAGCTCGCGCTCGACCTCGAAGCGAACGGCGTGCCCATCGTCGGCACCTCGCCTGACATGATCGACGCGGCCGAAGACCGCGAGCGCTTCCAGAAGCTGCTGCAGGACCTGAACCTGCGCCAGCCGCCGAACCGCACCGCGCGCGCCGAAGACGAAGCGCTCAAGCTCGCCGACGAAATCGGCTACCCGCTCGTCGTGCGTCCGTCGTACGTGCTGGGCGGCCGTGCCATGGAAATCGTCCACGAGCCGCGCGACCTCGAACGCTACATGCGCGAGGCCGTGAAGGTCTCGAACGATTCGCCGGTGCTGCTCGACCGCTTCCTGAATGACGCGATCGAATGCGACGTGGACTGCATCTCCGATGGCACCGACGTGTTCATCGGCGGCGTGATGGAGCACATCGAACAGGCTGGCGTGCACTCGGGTGACTCAGCTTGCTCGCTGCCGCCGTACTCGCTGTCGAAGGAAACGGTCGACGAACTCAAGCGTCAAACTGCCGCGATGGCGAAGGCGCTGAACGTGGTTGGCCTGATGAACGTGCAGTTCGCGATTCAGCAAGTGCCGCAGGATGACGGTTCGAAGAAGGACATCATCTACGTGCTGGAAGTGAACCCGCGTGCGTCGCGTACCGTGCCGTACGTCTCGAAGGCGACCAGCCTGCCGCTCGCGAAGATTGCGGCGCGTGCGATGGTCGGCCAGAAGCTGGCGCAGCAGGGCGTGACGAAGGAAGTCGTGCCGCCGTACTTCAGCGTGAAGGAAGCAGTGTTTCCGTTCGTCAAGTTCCCGGCCGTTGATCCGGTGCTCGGACCGGAAATGCGTTCCACGGGCGAAGTGATGGGCGTGGGCAAGACTTTCGGCGAAGCGCTCTTCAAGTCGCAGCTCGCGGCGGGCTCGCGCCTGCCGGAGTCGGGCACCGTCTTCATCACCGTGATGGACGCTGACAAGCCGAAGGCCGTGGAAGTCGCGCGCATGTTGCACGAACTCGGCTACCCGATCGTCGCCACGCGCGGCACCGCTGCCGCGATTGAAGCGGCCGGCGTGCCGGTGAAGGTCGTCAACAAGGTGAAGGACGGCCGTCCGCACATCGTCGACATGATCAAGAACGGCGAGATTTCGCTCGTCTTCACGACCGTCGACGAAACCCGCTCGGCGATCGCCGATTCGCGCTCGATCCGCATGAGCGCGCAGGCCAACAAGGTCACCTACTACACGACGATGTCGGGCGCACGCGCGGCCGTCGAGGGTCTGCGCTACCTGAAGAACCTGGAAGTCTATGATTTACAAGGCCTCCATGCTCGCCTAAACTAA
- the carA gene encoding glutamine-hydrolyzing carbamoyl-phosphate synthase small subunit, which yields MLPSFSPALLALADGTVFRGYSIGAPGHTIGEVVFNTAITGYQEILTDPSYARQIVTLTYPHIGNVGVNAEDVEATKVHAAGLIIRDLPVLASNFRMERTLGQYLKDEGVVAIAGIDTRKLTRILRDKGAQNGAILAGSDDEAKAIELARSFPGLAGMDLAKVVSTDKSYTWNTTEWRLGEGYRTQSAPKYKVVAFDYGVKQNILRMLAERGCDVTVLPAQSTAEDALALNPDGVFLSNGPGDPEPCDYAIKATQAFIERGIPTFGICLGHQIMGLAVGAKTLKMKTGHHGANHPVKDLADGRVVITSQNHGFAVDAATLPANARVTHVSLFDGTLQGFELTDKPAFCFQGHPEASPGPQDIGYLFDRFTALMDKAKA from the coding sequence GTGTTGCCGTCATTTTCTCCCGCTCTGCTCGCGCTCGCCGACGGCACGGTCTTTCGTGGTTATTCGATCGGCGCGCCGGGTCATACGATCGGTGAAGTCGTGTTCAACACGGCCATCACCGGTTATCAGGAAATCCTGACCGACCCGAGCTACGCTCGCCAGATCGTTACCCTCACGTATCCGCATATCGGCAACGTCGGCGTCAATGCCGAAGACGTCGAAGCCACGAAAGTCCATGCCGCCGGTCTGATCATCCGCGACCTGCCCGTGCTCGCCTCGAACTTCCGCATGGAGCGCACGCTCGGCCAGTATCTGAAGGACGAAGGCGTCGTTGCCATCGCCGGCATCGATACGCGCAAGCTCACGCGTATCCTGCGCGACAAGGGCGCGCAGAACGGCGCGATCCTCGCGGGTTCCGACGACGAAGCGAAGGCCATCGAACTCGCGCGCTCGTTCCCGGGCCTCGCGGGAATGGACCTCGCCAAGGTCGTCTCGACCGACAAGTCGTACACGTGGAACACCACCGAATGGCGTCTCGGTGAAGGCTATCGCACGCAGTCGGCGCCTAAGTACAAGGTCGTCGCGTTCGACTACGGCGTGAAGCAGAACATCCTGCGCATGCTGGCCGAACGCGGCTGCGACGTCACGGTGCTGCCGGCGCAATCGACGGCTGAAGACGCGCTCGCACTGAACCCGGACGGCGTGTTCCTCTCGAACGGCCCCGGCGACCCGGAACCGTGCGACTACGCGATCAAGGCGACGCAAGCCTTCATCGAGCGCGGCATCCCGACGTTCGGCATCTGCCTCGGTCATCAGATCATGGGCCTCGCTGTCGGCGCGAAGACCCTGAAGATGAAGACGGGCCACCACGGCGCGAACCATCCGGTCAAGGATCTGGCCGACGGCCGCGTGGTCATCACGTCGCAGAACCACGGCTTCGCGGTGGACGCCGCCACGCTGCCCGCGAACGCTCGCGTCACGCACGTGTCGCTGTTCGACGGCACGCTGCAAGGTTTCGAGCTGACCGACAAGCCCGCGTTCTGCTTCCAGGGTCACCCGGAAGCATCGCCGGGCCCGCAGGACATCGGCTATCTGTTCGATCGCTTCACGGCGCTGATGGACAAGGCGAAGGCGTAA